Proteins from one Mycobacterium sp. SMC-2 genomic window:
- a CDS encoding PPE family protein: MFDFGALPPEVNSGRLYAGPGSGPLMAAAAAWDEIAAEVAAAASGYGSVVAELTGGPWVGPASSSMVAAVVPFVGWLSAVAGLAEETASQGRAAAAAFEAAFAMTVPPPVIAANRVLLATLVATNFFGQNTPAIMATEAQYLEMWAQDAAAMYGYAAASATASQLAPFQTPPQTTTPDGAADQVLAVTQAAEQPAGNSAQTVASNASQLAGAQLATSPAPQVTTASSQPGSLTWLTSATQNLQNGLPTPTNNYLGLSPGFYDTLLKRNTGLAYFSNGLAQFSSSIAQQLVFGPGGSTAGAGGAWFPTPQFAQLGLGNLGNIGGGAVTAGAGQAAHVGGLSVPQQWATLTSAVSPANAAEAQAIPVQTAGATNPPGNALLRGMPTGAIGRRAGAAAGYSHKYGFRYSVLTRPPSAG; this comes from the coding sequence GTGTTTGACTTCGGGGCGTTACCGCCGGAGGTTAATTCCGGTCGTTTGTATGCGGGTCCGGGTTCGGGGCCGTTGATGGCTGCGGCGGCGGCGTGGGATGAGATTGCGGCGGAGGTGGCCGCGGCGGCCAGTGGGTATGGGTCGGTGGTTGCCGAGCTGACGGGTGGGCCGTGGGTGGGGCCGGCGTCGTCGTCGATGGTGGCGGCGGTGGTGCCGTTTGTGGGTTGGCTTTCTGCGGTGGCGGGGTTGGCTGAGGAGACGGCCAGTCAGGGTCGGGCGGCGGCGGCGGCGTTTGAGGCGGCGTTTGCGATGACGGTGCCGCCGCCGGTGATTGCGGCTAATCGGGTGTTGTTGGCGACGTTGGTGGCGACGAATTTTTTTGGGCAGAACACTCCGGCCATCATGGCCACCGAGGCGCAGTACCTGGAGATGTGGGCCCAGGATGCGGCGGCGATGTATGGCTATGCCGCGGCGTCAGCGACGGCCTCGCAGTTGGCGCCTTTTCAGACCCCGCCCCAGACCACCACCCCCGACGGGGCCGCTGATCAGGTGTTGGCGGTGACTCAGGCCGCCGAGCAGCCGGCGGGCAACTCCGCGCAGACGGTGGCCTCTAATGCCTCGCAGCTGGCCGGCGCGCAATTGGCCACCAGCCCGGCACCGCAGGTGACCACGGCGTCCTCGCAGCCGGGGTCGTTGACCTGGCTCACCAGCGCGACGCAGAACCTGCAAAACGGGTTGCCGACTCCGACCAACAACTACCTCGGGTTGAGCCCCGGCTTTTATGACACGCTGCTGAAACGCAACACGGGCTTGGCGTATTTCTCGAATGGTTTGGCGCAGTTCAGTTCCTCGATCGCCCAGCAGTTGGTGTTCGGTCCCGGGGGTAGCACGGCCGGTGCCGGTGGTGCGTGGTTCCCCACCCCACAGTTCGCCCAGTTGGGGTTGGGCAACCTGGGCAACATCGGCGGTGGGGCCGTCACCGCCGGTGCCGGGCAGGCCGCCCACGTCGGGGGGCTCTCGGTGCCCCAGCAGTGGGCCACCCTGACCTCGGCGGTCAGCCCGGCCAACGCCGCCGAGGCCCAAGCCATCCCGGTGCAGACGGCCGGGGCGACCAACCCGCCGGGTAATGCCCTGCTGCGCGGCATGCCCACCGGTGCCATCGGCCGGCGCGCCGGCGCGGCCGCGGGCTACTCACACAAATACGGCTTCCGCTACAGCGTGCTCACCCGACCACCATCGGCCGGATAG
- a CDS encoding PPE family protein gives MVFDFGALPPEVNSARIYSGPGSGSLMTAASAWNAVAAELTAAAQSYEQVIISLSSEEWLGPASATMAAAVQPYVDWLTTTAAQAELAATQAQEAAAAYETALASSVPPPLIAANRAQVEQLRATNVMGQNTPLIAQLEAQYGEFWAQDAGAMSSYAAQSTTATKGMTTFQAAPKITNDAGTANQATTVANATANTTAGNAANTVQKVATTAPTNAANLTANSTTQDALSEIWFLLTGQSTFPTNLGAAVNGYSPFASLFYNTEGLPYFSIGMGNNFVQIAKSVGAIGGAAPAAAKALPGLGGLGGLLGGGAGAVHPAAAIGGAASIGGKLSVPVAWTGAPAVPPMGHAAIPVSAISAAPEGAGGAGNLLGGMPLAGVGSSTHAGAGPRYGFRPTVMARPPFAG, from the coding sequence TTGGTGTTTGATTTTGGGGCGCTTCCGCCGGAGGTCAATTCGGCGCGGATTTACTCCGGTCCGGGCTCGGGGTCGTTGATGACCGCGGCGTCGGCGTGGAATGCGGTGGCCGCGGAGCTGACTGCGGCGGCGCAAAGCTACGAGCAGGTGATCATCTCGCTTTCCAGCGAGGAGTGGCTGGGGCCGGCGTCGGCGACGATGGCCGCGGCGGTCCAGCCGTACGTGGATTGGTTGACGACGACGGCCGCGCAGGCCGAGCTGGCGGCCACCCAGGCGCAGGAGGCCGCGGCGGCCTACGAGACCGCGTTGGCGTCGTCGGTGCCGCCGCCGTTGATCGCGGCCAACCGGGCCCAGGTCGAGCAGTTGAGGGCGACCAATGTGATGGGGCAGAACACCCCGTTGATCGCTCAGCTGGAGGCCCAGTACGGCGAGTTCTGGGCCCAGGATGCCGGCGCGATGTCCAGCTACGCAGCGCAGTCGACGACGGCGACCAAGGGCATGACGACGTTCCAGGCCGCGCCGAAGATCACCAACGACGCGGGCACGGCCAACCAGGCCACCACCGTGGCCAACGCGACGGCCAATACCACGGCGGGCAACGCGGCCAACACTGTGCAGAAGGTGGCGACGACCGCGCCGACGAACGCGGCGAACTTAACCGCGAACTCCACGACCCAAGACGCGCTGAGCGAGATCTGGTTCCTGTTGACCGGTCAGAGCACCTTCCCCACGAACCTGGGGGCTGCGGTGAACGGTTACAGTCCGTTCGCCAGCTTGTTCTATAACACCGAGGGTCTGCCGTACTTCAGCATCGGTATGGGCAACAACTTCGTGCAGATCGCCAAGTCGGTGGGCGCGATCGGTGGCGCGGCGCCGGCGGCGGCCAAGGCGCTGCCCGGGCTGGGCGGGCTGGGTGGTCTGCTCGGTGGCGGTGCTGGAGCCGTGCACCCGGCGGCCGCTATCGGTGGCGCGGCCTCTATCGGGGGCAAGCTCTCGGTGCCGGTGGCCTGGACTGGGGCTCCTGCGGTCCCGCCGATGGGGCATGCGGCCATCCCGGTCAGCGCGATCAGCGCCGCCCCCGAGGGCGCCGGTGGAGCGGGCAACCTGCTCGGTGGCATGCCGCTGGCCGGTGTCGGCTCGAGCACCCACGCCGGTGCCGGCCCCCGATACGGATTCCGCCCCACCGTCATGGCCCGGCCACCGTTTGCCGGCTGA
- a CDS encoding PE family protein → MSFVTTQPEALAAAAGNLQAIGSTLSAQNAAAAAPTTGVVPAAADEVSALTAAQFAAHAQMYQAVSAQAAAIHEAFVNTLSMSSGSYAATEAANAAAAG, encoded by the coding sequence ATGTCGTTCGTGACCACACAGCCGGAGGCGTTGGCTGCGGCGGCCGGAAACTTGCAGGCCATTGGCTCGACGCTGAGCGCTCAGAACGCGGCTGCTGCGGCCCCTACGACCGGGGTTGTGCCCGCTGCCGCCGACGAGGTGTCGGCGCTGACGGCGGCGCAGTTTGCAGCGCACGCGCAGATGTACCAGGCGGTTAGCGCCCAGGCGGCAGCCATTCACGAGGCATTCGTGAACACTCTGTCGATGAGTTCGGGCTCGTACGCTGCGACCGAAGCCGCTAACGCAGCTGCTGCGGGCTGA
- a CDS encoding WXG100 family type VII secretion target gives MATRFMTDPHEMRAMAGRFEVHAQTVEDEARKMWASSMNIAGSGWSGQAQATSYDTMGQVNQAFRNIVNMLHGVRDGLIRDANNYEQQEQASQQILSS, from the coding sequence ATGGCAACACGTTTTATGACTGACCCGCACGAAATGCGGGCGATGGCGGGCCGCTTCGAGGTGCACGCCCAGACGGTCGAGGACGAGGCCCGCAAGATGTGGGCGTCCTCGATGAACATCGCCGGCTCCGGCTGGAGCGGTCAGGCGCAGGCCACCTCGTACGACACGATGGGTCAGGTCAACCAGGCCTTCCGCAACATCGTCAACATGCTCCACGGAGTGCGCGACGGACTGATCCGCGACGCCAACAACTATGAGCAGCAAGAGCAGGCCTCGCAGCAAATCCTGAGCAGCTAG
- a CDS encoding WXG100 family type VII secretion target codes for MTINYQFGDVDAHGALIRAQAASLEAEHQAIIRDVLAAGDFWGGAGSVACQEFITQLGRNFQVIYEQANAHGQKVQSAGNNMASTDSAVGSSWA; via the coding sequence ATGACAATCAATTACCAGTTCGGCGATGTCGACGCCCACGGTGCCTTGATCCGCGCCCAGGCCGCGTCTTTGGAGGCTGAGCACCAGGCCATCATTCGCGATGTGCTTGCTGCGGGTGACTTCTGGGGCGGTGCCGGTTCGGTGGCCTGCCAGGAGTTCATCACCCAGTTGGGTCGCAACTTCCAGGTGATCTACGAGCAGGCCAACGCCCACGGTCAGAAGGTGCAGAGCGCCGGCAACAACATGGCCAGCACCGACAGCGCCGTTGGGTCCAGCTGGGCCTAG
- a CDS encoding ESX secretion-associated protein EspG, translated as MDQQTARTDITVNVDGFWMLQALLDIRHVAPELRCRPYVSTDSSDWLNEHPGMAVMREQGIVENDQVNEHVAARMRVLAAPDLEVIALLSRGKLLYGVVDDENQPPGSRDIPDNEFRVVLARRGQHWVSAVRVGGDITVDDVAIADSASIASLVLDALESIHHAEPAAINAVNVPLEEMLEATKSWQESGFNVFSGGDLRRMGISAATVAALGQALSDPAAECAVYARQYRDDAKGPSASVLSLKDGSGGRIALYQQARTAGSGEAWLAICPATPQLVQVGVKTVLDTLPYGEWKTHSRV; from the coding sequence ATGGACCAACAGACCGCCCGCACCGACATCACCGTTAACGTCGACGGTTTTTGGATGCTCCAGGCCCTCCTGGACATTCGGCACGTCGCCCCGGAGTTGCGGTGCCGGCCATATGTTTCCACCGACTCGAGCGACTGGCTCAACGAGCATCCCGGCATGGCGGTGATGCGCGAGCAGGGCATCGTCGAAAACGACCAGGTGAATGAACATGTGGCCGCTCGGATGAGGGTGCTGGCCGCGCCCGACCTCGAGGTCATCGCCCTGCTGTCCCGGGGCAAGCTGCTCTACGGCGTGGTCGACGACGAGAATCAGCCACCCGGGTCACGCGACATCCCGGACAACGAATTCCGGGTGGTGCTCGCCCGCCGCGGCCAGCACTGGGTCTCGGCGGTGCGGGTGGGCGGCGACATCACCGTCGACGACGTCGCCATCGCCGACAGCGCTTCGATCGCGTCCCTGGTTCTGGACGCGCTGGAGTCGATACATCACGCCGAGCCCGCGGCGATCAATGCGGTCAACGTCCCGCTGGAAGAGATGCTGGAAGCGACGAAGTCGTGGCAGGAATCGGGCTTCAACGTATTTTCAGGCGGTGACCTGCGCCGGATGGGCATCAGCGCCGCAACGGTGGCCGCGCTGGGCCAGGCCCTCTCGGATCCGGCGGCCGAATGCGCGGTGTACGCGCGTCAGTACCGGGACGACGCCAAGGGGCCGAGCGCCTCGGTGCTGTCGCTCAAAGACGGGTCCGGTGGCCGCATCGCGCTGTACCAACAGGCGCGGACGGCCGGATCGGGGGAGGCCTGGCTGGCCATCTGCCCAGCGACCCCGCAGTTGGTGCAGGTGGGCGTCAAGACCGTACTGGACACGCTCCCATACGGCGAGTGGAAAACCCACAGCAGGGTCTGA
- the eccD gene encoding type VII secretion integral membrane protein EccD — translation MTAVVEALQPDVEGISQPRAVVVGVMAGAGVQIGVLLDANAPVSVMTEPLLKVVNSRLRELGETPLEATGRGRWALCLVDGTPLRATQSLTEQDVYDGDRLWIRFIQDTEHRSQVIEHISTAVAANLSKRFAAIDPVVAVQVGASMVAGGVTAASGLLLWYRWHHNSWLPTAYSAVIAVVVLGVALMLLMRARTDQDRRIADIMLLSGLAPLTVAAAAAPPGGLGSPHAVLGFGVLTIAAMLAVRFTGRRLGLYTALITVSMVTALAALARMVAMTSAVTLLTSVVLVCVLIYHTAPALSRRLAGIRLPVFPSATSRWVFEARPDLPTTVVRSDGGPPVLEGPASVRDVLVQAERARSFLTGLLIGLGVLMVVSLAGLSDPHTGQRWLPLLLAGFSAGFLMLRGRSYVDRWQAITLAVTAVLIVGAVVARYALVLQSPLAVSISAAILVLLPAAGLTSAAVVPNTIYSPLFRKFVEWIEYLCLMPIFPLALWLMNVYAAIRYR, via the coding sequence ATGACTGCGGTAGTTGAAGCGCTACAGCCTGACGTTGAAGGTATTTCACAGCCTCGGGCGGTCGTGGTCGGCGTTATGGCCGGGGCGGGCGTACAGATCGGCGTCCTGCTGGACGCCAACGCCCCCGTCTCGGTGATGACCGAGCCGCTGCTGAAGGTGGTGAACAGCCGGCTCAGGGAACTCGGCGAGACCCCGCTGGAAGCCACGGGTCGCGGCAGGTGGGCGCTCTGCCTGGTCGACGGCACCCCGTTGCGGGCCACCCAGTCGCTGACCGAACAGGACGTCTACGACGGCGACCGGCTGTGGATCCGGTTCATCCAGGACACTGAGCATCGTTCGCAGGTCATCGAGCACATCTCGACCGCGGTCGCGGCCAACCTCAGCAAGCGCTTCGCCGCGATCGACCCGGTCGTCGCCGTACAGGTCGGCGCGTCGATGGTGGCCGGCGGGGTGACCGCCGCCTCAGGCTTGCTGCTCTGGTACCGGTGGCACCACAACTCCTGGCTGCCGACGGCGTACTCCGCGGTGATCGCCGTGGTGGTGCTGGGCGTTGCGTTGATGCTGCTGATGCGGGCGCGCACGGACCAGGATCGCCGCATCGCCGACATCATGCTGCTGAGCGGGCTGGCGCCCCTGACGGTGGCCGCGGCCGCCGCGCCGCCCGGGGGACTGGGGTCCCCACACGCTGTGCTGGGCTTCGGCGTGCTCACCATCGCCGCGATGCTGGCCGTGCGTTTCACCGGGCGTCGGCTGGGCCTCTACACCGCGCTCATCACCGTCAGCATGGTCACGGCCCTCGCGGCCCTGGCGCGAATGGTCGCGATGACCAGCGCCGTGACGCTGCTGACCAGCGTCGTCCTGGTGTGCGTGCTGATCTATCACACCGCGCCGGCGCTCTCGCGCCGGTTGGCCGGCATCCGTCTGCCCGTGTTCCCCTCGGCGACCAGCCGGTGGGTGTTCGAGGCGCGGCCCGACCTCCCCACCACTGTGGTCCGCTCGGACGGTGGTCCGCCGGTCCTCGAGGGCCCAGCGTCCGTTCGTGATGTCCTGGTACAGGCCGAACGCGCACGCTCATTCTTGACGGGCCTGTTGATCGGGCTTGGCGTGCTGATGGTCGTCTCGCTGGCGGGGTTGTCGGATCCGCACACCGGCCAACGCTGGCTGCCGCTATTGCTGGCCGGCTTCAGCGCCGGGTTCCTGATGCTGCGCGGACGCTCCTACGTCGACCGCTGGCAGGCGATCACCCTGGCCGTGACCGCCGTCCTGATCGTCGGTGCGGTGGTGGCGCGGTACGCGCTCGTGTTGCAGTCGCCCCTGGCCGTGTCGATCAGCGCGGCGATACTGGTTCTGCTGCCCGCGGCCGGCCTCACGTCCGCGGCCGTGGTGCCCAACACCATCTACAGCCCGCTGTTCCGCAAGTTCGTGGAATGGATCGAATACCTCTGCCTGATGCCAATTTTCCCGCTGGCATTGTGGTTGATGAATGTCTATGCAGCAATCCGCTACCGGTAG
- a CDS encoding type VII secretion-associated serine protease mycosin, translating into MQQSATGSSTVWRGRASAAALAAVLLASGALAGLPPAYAISPPTIDPGAVPPDGPPGPPAPMKQNSYCTEVGVLPGTDFRLQPKYMDMLNLQEAWQFGRGAGVKVAVIDTGVSPHPRFPHLIPGGDYVMGGDGLSDCDAHGTLVASMIGAAPASGVAAPPAAPRRPVTIPTTEPPPKAPPPQTVTLSPLPQTVTMVPPTEEPPPPGPFGLPPAPAPPPAQQPAGPPPGPPQSGQAPASNHGGGTVTIPSYSGGSHVVGVDNPRPLDPPPPPPPAPSTGPDAFSGVAPDVDIIAIRQSSQAFGLKDAYTGDEDPQTRAKIDGVQTMARAIVHAANMGAQVINISDVTCMSARNIIDQRALGAAVRYAAVDKNAVIVAAAGDTSKKDCKQNPPHDPLQPNDPRNWSSVTTVVTPSWFSDYVLTVGAVDEDGRPLSQGNQGQASTSVAGPWVGIAAPGTDVVGLSPRDDGVINAIDGPDNTLLVPSGTSFSAAIVSGIAALVRAKFPQLSAYQVINRLTRTARAPARGVDNQVGHGIVDPVAALTWDVPEGPLKPPQQLSAPLDIPKPAPRRDMVPVWVAGGGLLGALLLGGGVFGTAMLMKRSRKQQ; encoded by the coding sequence ATGCAGCAATCCGCTACCGGTAGTAGCACGGTGTGGCGAGGGCGCGCGTCCGCTGCGGCCCTCGCCGCAGTCTTGCTCGCCTCAGGGGCATTGGCCGGCTTACCGCCCGCTTACGCGATCTCGCCGCCGACGATCGATCCGGGTGCGGTGCCGCCTGACGGTCCGCCCGGGCCGCCGGCGCCGATGAAGCAGAATTCGTACTGCACCGAGGTCGGTGTGCTGCCCGGCACGGATTTCCGGCTGCAGCCGAAGTACATGGACATGCTGAACCTGCAGGAGGCATGGCAATTCGGCCGTGGTGCCGGCGTGAAGGTGGCCGTCATCGACACCGGGGTGAGTCCGCATCCCAGGTTTCCGCACCTGATCCCCGGCGGGGATTACGTCATGGGCGGCGACGGATTGTCGGACTGCGATGCGCACGGGACTCTGGTGGCCTCGATGATCGGCGCCGCTCCGGCCAGCGGTGTCGCGGCCCCGCCGGCGGCGCCGCGCCGGCCGGTCACCATCCCCACCACCGAACCGCCACCGAAAGCGCCGCCGCCCCAGACGGTGACCTTGTCGCCCCTGCCGCAGACCGTGACGATGGTTCCCCCGACCGAGGAGCCGCCGCCTCCGGGACCGTTCGGGCTGCCGCCGGCACCCGCGCCGCCACCAGCACAGCAACCTGCGGGGCCGCCTCCGGGACCGCCGCAGAGTGGGCAAGCCCCGGCGAGCAACCACGGCGGCGGCACGGTGACGATACCCAGCTACTCCGGTGGGAGCCACGTGGTCGGCGTCGACAACCCGCGCCCGCTTGACCCGCCGCCACCTCCGCCACCGGCGCCCTCGACCGGCCCCGACGCGTTCAGCGGTGTCGCGCCGGACGTGGACATCATCGCCATCCGCCAGTCCAGCCAGGCCTTCGGCCTAAAGGACGCCTACACCGGTGACGAAGACCCGCAGACGCGGGCGAAGATCGACGGCGTCCAGACCATGGCGCGGGCGATCGTGCACGCCGCCAACATGGGCGCGCAGGTCATCAACATCTCGGATGTGACCTGCATGAGCGCGCGCAACATCATCGACCAGCGGGCCCTGGGTGCGGCGGTGCGCTACGCGGCGGTCGACAAGAACGCCGTCATCGTGGCCGCGGCCGGTGACACCAGCAAGAAGGACTGCAAGCAGAACCCGCCGCATGATCCGTTGCAGCCCAACGATCCTCGCAACTGGAGCTCGGTCACCACCGTCGTGACGCCGTCCTGGTTCAGCGACTACGTCCTGACGGTGGGCGCGGTCGACGAAGATGGCCGGCCGTTGAGCCAGGGCAACCAGGGTCAGGCATCGACCAGCGTGGCCGGTCCGTGGGTGGGCATCGCCGCGCCCGGCACCGACGTCGTCGGGCTGTCCCCGCGGGACGACGGCGTCATCAACGCGATTGACGGACCCGACAACACGCTGCTGGTTCCGTCCGGCACCAGCTTCTCGGCCGCGATCGTGTCCGGCATCGCCGCGCTGGTCCGCGCCAAGTTCCCCCAGCTGTCGGCGTACCAGGTCATCAACCGGTTGACCCGGACCGCGCGCGCGCCGGCGCGCGGCGTGGACAACCAGGTCGGCCACGGCATCGTCGACCCGGTGGCGGCACTGACGTGGGACGTCCCCGAAGGGCCATTGAAGCCGCCGCAGCAGCTTTCGGCGCCGCTGGACATTCCGAAGCCCGCCCCGCGCCGGGATATGGTGCCAGTGTGGGTGGCCGGCGGAGGCTTGCTCGGGGCGTTACTGCTCGGCGGGGGCGTGTTCGGTACGGCGATGCTGATGAAGCGATCGCGGAAGCAGCAATAA
- the eccE gene encoding type VII secretion protein EccE: MKAQRRLGLSLSWPRVTAVFLVDVTILVVASHCPESWQGTHRIAFWVGVGLAALIALCSLITYHGITLTSGLATWLWDWSADPGTALGAGCTPALNYQRRFGRDKVGVREYEGQLVTVIAVNGGDDDPSSRHRHRTSPPTLLVRAVADGLRQFDIHLDNIDIVSVKVRRGGSSAEESKAANDEPTAYVRRSWLVLRMNPQRNIAAVAVRDSLASTLVAATDRLAQDLDGLSCAAKPLTAEEITEVDRAVLADLEPTWSRPGWRHLKHFNGFTTSFWVTPSDITTDTVDELWQADTVATVLTVRLTARAGRPEVSAWVRYHTEKRLPRAISAGLNRLTGRQLAAVRASLPAPATHASLVVPSRAVHHDDELTLSVGQLQGSPAGVPVAQ; the protein is encoded by the coding sequence ATGAAAGCTCAGCGCAGGCTCGGCCTGTCTTTGTCGTGGCCACGGGTCACGGCGGTGTTCCTGGTCGACGTCACCATCTTGGTGGTGGCCAGCCACTGCCCGGAGTCCTGGCAGGGCACCCATCGCATCGCGTTCTGGGTGGGTGTCGGCCTCGCGGCGTTGATCGCCCTGTGCTCGCTGATCACCTATCACGGCATCACGCTGACCTCGGGATTGGCCACGTGGCTGTGGGATTGGTCCGCCGATCCGGGCACCGCGCTGGGCGCCGGCTGCACACCGGCGCTCAATTACCAGCGCCGATTCGGGCGCGACAAGGTTGGCGTGCGTGAGTACGAGGGGCAGCTGGTCACGGTCATCGCGGTGAACGGGGGCGACGACGACCCGTCGTCGCGGCACCGGCACCGGACGTCGCCGCCCACCTTACTGGTGCGGGCGGTGGCAGATGGCTTGCGGCAGTTCGATATTCACCTCGATAACATCGACATCGTGTCGGTTAAGGTGCGCCGTGGCGGCAGCTCCGCCGAGGAGTCGAAGGCGGCGAACGATGAGCCCACCGCCTACGTTCGCCGCAGCTGGCTGGTGTTGCGGATGAACCCGCAGCGCAACATCGCCGCGGTGGCGGTCCGCGATTCGCTGGCTTCGACGTTGGTGGCGGCCACCGACCGGCTGGCCCAGGATCTCGACGGACTCAGCTGTGCCGCAAAGCCATTGACCGCCGAGGAGATCACCGAGGTGGACCGCGCGGTGCTGGCCGACCTGGAACCGACCTGGAGCCGGCCCGGCTGGCGTCACCTCAAGCACTTCAACGGCTTCACCACCAGCTTCTGGGTGACGCCCTCCGACATCACCACCGACACGGTCGACGAGCTGTGGCAAGCCGACACCGTCGCCACCGTGCTGACGGTCCGGCTCACCGCTCGCGCGGGCCGGCCGGAGGTGTCGGCCTGGGTGCGTTACCACACCGAGAAACGGCTGCCCCGTGCCATATCTGCCGGCCTGAACCGCCTCACCGGACGGCAGTTGGCCGCGGTCCGCGCCAGCTTGCCCGCCCCGGCGACCCACGCCTCGCTCGTCGTGCCGAGCCGCGCCGTGCACCACGACGACGAGCTCACGCTGTCGGTGGGTCAGCTGCAAGGGAGCCCGGCGGGCGTGCCTGTAGCGCAATGA
- the eccA gene encoding type VII secretion AAA-ATPase EccA — protein sequence MTRPQSTAEGARNAMVAGLLASGISVNGLQPSHNPQVASQMFTTASNLDPGMCDAWLARLLAGERSLEVLAGAWGSVRTFGWETRRLGVTDLDFRPQVSDGLFLQLAVTSVESLACAYAAVLAEAKRYEEASELLDGIEPRQPFEQELVDYVRGVLYFRTARWPDVLNQFPEGKTWRQPELKAAGAAMATTALASLGVFEEALRRGQDAIEGDRVPGAANIALYTQGMCLRHLGREEEAVELLRRVYSRDPKFSPAREALDNPSYRLILTDPETIEARTNPWDPDSAPTRAETEAARHAEEAARYLAEGDAELNAMLGMERAKREIKLIKATTKVNLARAKMGLPVPVTSRHTLLLGPPGTGKTSVARAFAKQLCGLTVLRKPVVVETSRTKLLGRYMADAEKNTEEMLEEALGGAVFFDEMHTLHEKGYQQGDPYGNAIINTLLLYMENHRDELVVFGAGYAKAMEKMLDVNQGLRRRFSTVIEFFSYTPDELVALTRLMGQENEDVITEEAAQSLLPSYTRFYLDESYSEDGDLIRGIDTLGNAGFVRNVVEKARDHRSFRLDDEDLDAVLASDVTEFSERQLLRFKELTQEDLAEGLSAAVAENKTT from the coding sequence ATGACGCGGCCGCAATCGACCGCCGAGGGCGCCCGCAATGCGATGGTCGCCGGTCTGTTGGCATCGGGGATATCGGTCAACGGGCTGCAGCCGAGTCACAACCCGCAGGTTGCGTCGCAGATGTTCACCACGGCCAGCAACCTGGACCCCGGCATGTGCGACGCCTGGTTGGCGCGGTTGCTGGCGGGGGAGCGGAGCCTCGAGGTCCTCGCCGGTGCGTGGGGATCGGTCCGGACGTTCGGGTGGGAGACCCGCCGGCTCGGGGTCACCGATCTGGACTTCCGCCCCCAGGTCTCCGACGGGTTGTTCCTGCAGCTGGCCGTCACCAGCGTCGAGTCACTGGCGTGTGCCTACGCGGCGGTTCTGGCCGAGGCCAAACGCTACGAGGAGGCCTCGGAGCTGCTCGACGGGATCGAGCCGCGCCAACCCTTCGAGCAGGAGCTGGTCGACTATGTGCGGGGCGTGCTGTATTTCCGCACTGCACGGTGGCCGGATGTGCTCAACCAGTTCCCGGAGGGCAAGACCTGGCGACAGCCCGAACTGAAGGCCGCCGGTGCCGCGATGGCAACCACGGCGCTGGCGTCGCTCGGAGTCTTCGAAGAGGCACTGCGGCGCGGCCAGGACGCCATCGAAGGTGACCGGGTGCCGGGCGCGGCCAATATCGCCCTCTACACCCAGGGCATGTGCTTGCGACACCTGGGCCGCGAGGAAGAGGCAGTCGAACTGCTGCGCCGGGTGTATTCGCGGGATCCGAAGTTCAGCCCGGCCCGTGAAGCGCTGGACAATCCGAGCTATCGGCTCATCCTGACCGACCCGGAAACCATTGAGGCGCGGACGAATCCGTGGGACCCGGACAGCGCACCCACCCGCGCCGAGACCGAGGCCGCCCGCCACGCCGAGGAGGCGGCGAGGTACCTGGCCGAGGGTGACGCGGAGTTGAACGCCATGCTGGGCATGGAACGCGCCAAGCGGGAGATCAAGCTCATCAAGGCGACGACGAAGGTGAACCTGGCGCGCGCCAAGATGGGCCTTCCCGTCCCTGTGACGTCGCGCCACACCCTCCTGTTGGGCCCGCCCGGGACCGGTAAGACGTCGGTGGCGCGCGCCTTTGCCAAGCAGTTGTGCGGCTTGACGGTGCTGCGCAAGCCGGTGGTGGTGGAAACCAGCCGCACCAAGCTGTTAGGCCGCTACATGGCCGACGCGGAGAAGAACACCGAGGAGATGCTCGAGGAAGCTCTGGGCGGGGCGGTCTTCTTCGACGAGATGCACACGTTGCACGAGAAGGGCTACCAGCAAGGCGACCCCTACGGCAACGCGATCATCAACACGTTGCTGCTGTACATGGAGAACCATCGCGACGAGCTCGTGGTCTTCGGCGCCGGTTACGCCAAGGCGATGGAGAAGATGCTCGACGTGAATCAGGGCCTGCGGCGGCGGTTTTCGACCGTCATCGAGTTTTTCAGCTATACGCCCGACGAGCTGGTCGCGTTGACCAGGCTGATGGGCCAGGAGAACGAGGACGTGATCACCGAGGAAGCGGCCCAATCGCTATTGCCCTCGTACACCAGGTTTTATCTCGACGAGAGCTACTCCGAAGACGGGGACCTGATCCGCGGAATCGATACGCTCGGCAATGCCGGCTTCGTGCGCAACGTGGTGGAGAAGGCTCGCGATCACCGCAGTTTCCGTCTGGACGACGAGGACCTGGATGCGGTGTTGGCCAGCGACGTCACGGAGTTCAGCGAGCGTCAGCTCCTGCGGTTCAAGGAGTTGACCCAAGAGGACCTCGCCGAGGGCCTCAGCGCGGCAGTCGCCGAGAACAAGACGACGTAG